The DNA region GCTGCCGGGTCAGGTCCTGAGCCTCGACCTTCCTTCCGGCGCCACGCTGAGCGTGCTCGCCCTGAGTGACCTTCGTGGCCTGACCCTGACCGGGGTGCGCTGGCCCCTCTCCGGGGCCGACGTGCCCCTGGGCAGCGGCTGGACCGTCAGCAACGAGGCGCTGGGCGGCAAAGTTCAGGCCAGTCTCACCGCCGGGATGGGGTTGGTCACGGTCCTGCACTCAGGGGAAGGTCAAACCGCGCTTGCCCGGTAGGGCCGGTTCAGGCGGCGCTCCAGCAGGGCGAACAGCCGCGCCGCCACGTTCGACAGCAGGAAATAGATCAGCGCGACGGCGAGGTACAGCGGCACCGGCTGGTAGGTGATGGACACCAGCCCACGGGTGGTCAGCAGCAGTTCGGACACCGTGATCACGCTGGCGAGGCTGGAATCCTTGAGGAGGCCGATGAACTGGTTCCCCAGCGCGGGCACGGCCGTCCGGGCCGCCTGCGGAATCAAGACCAGCCGCAGGATGTCCCAGGGCTTCAGGCCCAGCGCCCGCGCCGCCTCGGTCTGGCCCCGGTCCACGGCGTTCAGGCTGCCCCGGATGATCTCGGCGGCGTAGGCCCCGGCGAAGAGGCTCAGGCCCAGCACCGCCGTGTTGAAGGCGGGCAGCGAGACGCCCGTGATCTGCGGCAGCGCGAAGAAAAGGAAAAAGAGCTGCACCAGCAGCGGCGTGCCGCGGAAGGTCTCGATATAGGCCCCCGCCAGCAGCCGCACGGGCGCCAGGCGCGACCTCCGCCCCAGCCCGGCGATCAGACCCAGGATCAGGCCGAAGATGCTCGCCAGGACCGTGAGGGACAGCGTGAGCTGGGCGCCGCGCCACAGGGCCGCGAGCGCGTCGGGGGTGAACACGGTGGAGAGGGTGGACAGCATGGGCAGAACCTCCTATATCGGCGGGGCCAGAAGAAGGGGCCGCACGGCTGATCCGCACGGCCCACTTCCGGCTGCCTGGTTTTACTTGGCGGGCACCGTGATGTCGGAGCCGAGGTACTTGAGGCTCAGGCGCTTCATCGTGCCGTCGGCCCGCATGGCGGCCAGCGCCTTTTCCACGGCGGCCTTGAGCTGCGGCTGGTTCTTGCCCAGCGTGATGTAGGGGTTGTCCTGCAACAGCACCGGCCCGGCCAGCTTGAGCTTCTGCCCGTTCTTGATGGCGACGCTGCCCACCGTGCGGGTGGTGATCATCCCGGCGGCGCGGCCCGCGTTCAGCGCCAGGAAGATCTCCTGCTCGCCGCTGTAG from Deinococcus sp. HSC-46F16 includes:
- a CDS encoding amino acid ABC transporter permease is translated as MLSTLSTVFTPDALAALWRGAQLTLSLTVLASIFGLILGLIAGLGRRSRLAPVRLLAGAYIETFRGTPLLVQLFFLFFALPQITGVSLPAFNTAVLGLSLFAGAYAAEIIRGSLNAVDRGQTEAARALGLKPWDILRLVLIPQAARTAVPALGNQFIGLLKDSSLASVITVSELLLTTRGLVSITYQPVPLYLAVALIYFLLSNVAARLFALLERRLNRPYRASAV